Within Burkholderia cepacia GG4, the genomic segment GGCCGTTGCGCCGTTCCGAATGACGATGGATCGCGACGGCCGTCAGCTCCTTGCCGGTTCCCGTCTCGCCGAACACGAACACCGGTGCGTCGGTGCGCGCGAAGCGCCGCACTGTATCGAACAGCCGCAGCATCGCGCTGCAGGTGCCGACGATGCCGTTCTCCTGCGATTCGAGCCGTTCGCGATCGCGCGCGAACAGGCATTCCATGCCGTACGCGTGGCCGACGGTATCGGCGATCCGCTGATGCGACGCGGGCAACGTGATGTAGTCGAAGCAATAGTCGCGCAACAGTGCGCGCACGTTCGGGGAGGCAGTCTGGCCGGTCTCGACGAGCGCGACCCACACGACATCACGCATCGACGCGCAGGTGGACGCGATGCTGCCGATCGCGTCGGCGTGGCCACCGCTCAGGTCGAGAATGCCGCAGGTGATTTCGCCGGAGGTGTCGCGCAGCTCGCTGGCGTGCGCGACGATCGCCACTTTCCAGTCGCGTCGCGCGAGTTCCTTGCGAAGCATCACCGACGGCGACTGGGTCCAGTAGATCAGAGGACGCTGCCCGCCAGTCCTCCCCCCGCCGGCGCTCTTATCGCGCGCGATTGGCATAGTCATAACGAACCATCACTTTCTCCACTCCGCGACCCGTTCGCGTGCGCCACGGGCGGCGGCGCATGGCCACCTGTCCGCGCTGCGTTCGCGCAGCTTTGGCGAAGATCGAAACCGCACATGGCGAGAGCCCCCGGAGGTCGAGCCGAATGTCATCCGGCCTCGTTGTCATCGAACTCGAAGGGAACGCGCGGCCGCGGGAGCCACGGCGTTCCCGCTTTGATGCGACGCGCCGTCAGGCGACGCACGTCGGCAAACGAACATTCCGTTCGCATTTGCGTCGCGTCGTACCCGACAGTCGCGCCCACTGCTGAACCGGATGACCGCCGACCCGCTGTCGAGATGGCAACCTCATTTCATCCGCTCCTGAATTTACATCCCGTTTCGAGACCGTCTTGTTACCAAAAGATAAACATCGATTCAGCCGATTACGTCCCCCCCCGCCCGGGGCGGTGCGCGTTTAGCGACTCAGATTTGATTATTCACGGCCATTCCCGTTCAATCAGTGGCAAATACTACTTTTCCGCAAGATCGGTGCCGCCCATTGCACGCGATTTTCGCCGGAATCCCGCAGAAACACCGGGCAGCCCGTGTCGTCGGTCGATAATCGTCCGCGTGGCGCGGCGTCAGCATGACACATGCGAGCGCACGCGCGCCGGGCGTTCGTTACAACGCCGTAACGAACTCACGCAACGACACAGCAACTATGCGCGCGTTAACGGTTGCGCCGAAACGATGGCGTCCGAATGCAGAACGCACGCACCGCACGTGGTCTCGACGATGCGGCACACGTCGGCACGCGAACCGCGGCCGATCGTGCGTGCCCGGCACCGCCCTGCACGACCCGCCCGTCGTGAACGATCCCGCTCATCAAGTGCTGCTCCCCGTTGTTCAGTCTCATGCGCTGCCGGTGGCCGGCGTTTCACATTTCGCGGCGGGCCGTCGGGACGTGTCAATTATGGGAATGCCCGGGTGCGGCCGGTGTGTGCTACCGCACATTGCGCCGCTCGCGGCGCGCGAACCACGAGCCGAAACCGGAGCGTGAGTACGCTTTCGAACAGACCGGCGCGCGACGCATCCGCATCATGATCATCGCCGCACCGCACGAAACGAACGCGTCCGTGTCGCGCGGCATGCTGAAGGCTTCACACGAGGACCGCATCATGGAATGGCATTGTTGTGAATTCGCACATCTGAGCGCCGTCGATCTCTACGCAATCCTGCGCGCGCGCAACGCCGTGCTGGTGGTCGAGGATGCGCACACGCATCTCGACATCGACGGCAAGGATGCGCACGCGCTGCACGTGTACGCACGATTGCTCACCGGCGACACCGCGGAAGTCGTCGCATACGCGCGCGTCCTGCCCGGCGACGACGTCGATCCGGACATCGTGATCGACAAGGTACTGACGAGCGAGGCATGCCGCGACGACCGCACCCTCGAGCAGCTGATCGAGCGCGCGCTCACGGCCGCGCAGGCCGCCTGGCCCGACACGTCGGTGCGCACGCACGTTCCCGCGCAGCGGCAGGCCTTCTACAAACGCTTTGGATTCCGCAAGGCCTACGGACCGTATCTCGAACAGGGCGCACCGTTCATCGGGCTCGTCCGGCCGACAGACCGTGCCGCCGGCGCGCTCAGGCAGCTGTTGTCCCGGGCCGTCTCGACGCCCCGGTCGCGAAACGACGACGTACGCGCCGACGGCCGCATGCACACCCGGCTGCCCGCCGATACCGGAGCCAATCGATGACCGCCACCCTTCGTCCGGTTCCCGAACCCGACTTGCCCCGCATCCTGCCCGTCATTCTCGCCGGCGGCTCGGGCACGCGGCTCTGGCCGCTGTCGCGCGAGCAGTATCCGAAGCAGCTGATCGAGCTGACCTCGAACGAATCGCCGCTGTCGGCGACTGCGCGCCGCCTGAACGGCATCGCGAACGCGTCGCTCGGGGACACGCTGCTGCTGGTATGCGGCGAACAGCATCGAATCATGAGCGCCGCACAAGTGGTCGGCCGCGCAGCACCAGCCCGCATCCTGCTCGAACCGGCTGCACGCAATACCGCACCGGCGCTCACACTCGCCGCGCTCGACGCCAGCGCGCTCACCGACGATCCCGTGCTCGCGGTCATGCCGGCCGACCACGTGATCGGCGACATCGCCGCGTTCCAGGAAGCAATCGGGCGCGCGGCACGCTACGCGCAGGAAGGCGCGATCGTCACGCTCGGCGTGCTGCCGCGCCGCGCCGAAACCGGCTACGGCTACATTCAAGTCGGCGAACCGCGCGCGGGCCGCCTCGGCGGCCAGGGCGGCTACACGATCGGGCGTTTCGTCGAGAAGCCGAATGCCGCGCTCGCCGAGCGCTACCTGCATTCGGGCGACTACTGGTGGAACAGCGGGATCTTCGTCACGCGCGCATCGATCTGGCTGAAGGCGATCCGCGCGCTCGCGCCCGACATCCATGCCGCCTGCGACACCGCGTGGCGCGCGGGTATCGCCGAGGATCCGTTCTTCCGGGTCGACGCGACGGCCTTCGACGCATGTCCGTCCGACTCGATCGACTACGCGGTGATGGAGCGCCTCGCACAACACAGCGAACTCGGCATCGAAGGCATCGTGGTGCCGCTGTCTGCCGGCTGGTCGGACGTCGGCACCTGGGATGCGATCTGGGAAATCATGCCGAAGGATGACCAGGGCAACGTCGCGCGCGGCCCGATCGTGTTCGAGGATACGCAGGACAGCCTGGTGCGCTCGGAGGGCCGGCTCATCGCGTGCGTCGGGATGAAGGACGTCGTCGTGATCGAGACGCCCGATGCGGTACTGGTCGCGAACAAGCACGATGTGCAACGCGTGAAGAACATCGTCGCGCGGCTGAAAACCGACCGTCGGCCGCAGGCGAGCGAGCACCGCAAGGTGCAGCGGCCGTGGGGGCATTACGACTCGATCGATCTCGGCGAGCGGTTCCAGGTGAAGCGGATCGTCGTCGAACCCGGCAAGCAGTTGTCTCTGCAGATGCACTATCACCGTGCCGAGCACTGGATCGTCGTGCGTGGCACCGCGAAGGTCACGCGCGGCCACGAAACGTTCCTGCTCAGCGAGAACGAATCGACCTACATCGCGGTCGGCGAGGTCCATCGTCTCGAGAACCCCGGCCGGATTCCGCTCGAGATCATCGAGGTGCAGTCGGGCGACTATCTCGGCGAAGACGATATCGTCCGGTTCGACGATCAATACGGACGTCCGGTCGTCGAGACGGCGCAAGCGCGACCGCGGCCGTCAGGCGCACCGCTCGCTCCACGCGAACCCGGCGAGCCGCAACAGGAAGCGGCGCAACGCGACGTCGTTCGATAGGTGCGCGCCGCTCGCGGCGGTGCGCTCGCCTTGATTCGCAGGCGGCGCGCGGCCCGTGCGACACCGCGTGACACCATTTCAATCGATGCCGCGCTGCGACCAGCGCGCCTGCCTGACGGTCTCGCGCACGCGCGGCAGCAACGACGTATCCGCGCCGACCGCGTCGGGCTCGGTCGACAGCGACTGACGCGCCGCCGTACACGACGCCCCTTTCAACTGGGCCGCCGATGGCCGCGATGGCCGGCCGCTCGTGCAGTCCTGCCGGGGACCGACCCGCACCGGCATGCCGCCGATGCCCGACAGCCGGTTGTCCGCGAGCCGCACACCGGACACGTTTCCCCACAAGCGAATGCCGTCGAATCGCGCGTTCGACACGCGGTTGCCGGTCACGGTCACGCGCGTCACCGCCCCCGACCAGGTGCTGACCTCGATCGCCGCCTGCTGCGTGACCGGACGCACGTCGGTCCGGCCCGTCGCGGTCTGGATCTCCGCGATCACGTTGTGCTCGATGCGGATGTCGGACGCGCCGGATGTCCCGTTGCTGTCCTCCTGCGCGACGAGAATCCCCGAGCTGACCTGCACGTTGCGCACGATGTTGTTCGCGATGGTGACGTCCGCGCCGCCGACCACCGTGATGCCGCGCCCCCACGGGTTGCCTTCGAGCGAGTTGCCGGTAATCAGCACATTGCGTGTCAATACGCGTTCCGACCGGTAGCTCACGACGGCAATCATGTCGTCGCCCGTGCCGCGCACGACATTGCCCTGCACGAGCACGTTGTGCGCACCGTGGGTCATGTGAATGCCGTCCGCGAGCGTCGCCAGCACGTCGTTGCCGACGATCGCGACATCCGCGCCGCCGAACACGAAGATGCCGGCGCCGGCGCCGCCGTCGATCACGTTGTCGAGCACCTGCACGCCGCGCCCCGTCACCTCGACCTTCGTCGAACCCGGCGTCGTGAGGCGCGCCGTGCCGGTTCCCGTGAGCCGGAACCCGACGATCGTCGTGCCGTCGCCGCGCATCTCGATCGTCTGGTCGTCCGGGACGGTCGCGATCAGCGTCGCGCCGTAGCCCGACAGCACGACATGCGGCTGCCGCACGATCAGCGACCGACCGACGACATACCGGCCCGGCGCGAATACCAGTCGCTGGCCCGGCTGCAGTGCGTCCAGCGTGCGTTGCAGCGCGTCGGCCTGGTCGGCCGCGTCGGGAGCGGGACGAACGTACGCGTCCGGTACGTTCGCATGCAGCGCGCCCGGTGCCGGCGTGCCGGACGCTGCCACGGCGAACGCCTGCCACGACAGCACGCCTGCCATGCACATGCCTGCAATCACCGCGCACGCGCGGAACGGGCGTTGCGATCTACGCATCTCGAATCGTTTCCCTGGGATGACATCACGCGCGCCAGTCTGCGCACGCCCGCGGCGCGGCCGGAGCGAACGACGCGAACCGTCCGATTAGATCATTCGATCCGGCGGGGCTTCGGTGCGTCAGCAGACCAATGCATCGTGCCTGCGCCCCGCGATGCGAGGCGCTGTTCGAGGTGCCGTTCGACGACGCGTCGCACGCCCGCGAGCAAATCGCCGAACGGTACGCTCGCGAACCGAGTGCCGATTGACGATGCGTATCATCGCCACCATACGACGCGGCCGTGCTCCGGCAGCGGCGCAAGCCAGCGGCGGCGCCCTGTCCAGTGCCGCGGGCCGACGTGTATCGCACCGGCCGGCGCACCACACGCGACGCCGGTCCTCCGGATCGCCCGCTCTTCGCTCGTCCAGCCCCCGTTCATGACCGACCTGACCATCGCAATCTGCAACTACAACCACGGCGAGTACCTGCGCGACGCGATCGAATCGGCGCTCGCGCAGCGTGCGAACGGCGTGCGGGTCCTGATCGTCGACGACGGTTCCACCGACGATTCGCGCGACATCATTCGCTCGTACGGCGAGCGCGTGACGGCGGTGTTCCAGGAAAATCGCGGCCAGGTCGCCGCGTACAACCGCGCGCTCGAGCATGTCGCGACGCGCTACGTGATCCTGCTCGACGCGGACGACCTGCTCTATGCCGACGCCGCGGCCCGCGTGCTGGCCGCGTTCGCGTCCGGCGACTTCGTGAAGGTCCATTTCCGGCTCGACGTGATCGCGCGGGACGGTGCGTTGACCGGCGCGAGCGTGCCGCAGTCGGCCGTCGACACCGATTGCGGCTGGCTGTTGCGCGCGGGCTGGCTGTACCCGTCTCCGCCCGCATCGGGCAACGCGTATCGGGTCGACGCGCTCAAACGCATCTTTCCGGTGCCCGTCACGCCGGACAACCTGCATGGTGCCGATTTCTATGCGATCTACGGGATCGCGTTGCTCGGCGCCGTGCACATGATCGACGCAACGCTCGGCGGCTATCGCGTGCATCAGCAGTTGGATGCGAAAGAGGCCGACGACTCGGCCGGCAACGCGCCGGCCCTCGCGCTCACCAATTCGGAAGACGCGGCCACGGGCGCGCTTAAGGCCGAACGCCGCTGGTCGATACTGCGCATGCTGGCCGGCACGCGACTGCACGAAGCGCTGCCGATCGCGCCGCTCGACTTCGCGATCGAGAAGGCCCGCTTCGCAAGCACGCTGTATCACGCGCCGCTCGCACGGCGCTGGCGCTGGTTCCTGTACGAATCCGGACGCTACTGGCATACCGTGCTGCGCAATCCGTTCTGGCGTCCTGCCAAGAAAGTGGCCGTTGCCGCGCTGTCGCTCGCATGCCTGCTGCCCTCGTCGACGCTCAGCAACCACGCGATTCGCTATCTCTCCAATCCGCTCGCGCGCATGCGCAAGTCAGCCGCACAGCGAGCCGGCGCTCGATAGCCGGTCGCGCCGGGACTTCCGGCGGCTTCGGTAAGCCATCGCACCCAGTGGATCGGGCGGGCGCTGCACAATGATCCGGACCAGTGGATTCACGCGCACTGACAAGACTTCGCAGTTGCCAGGTCTCCAGTCGTCGTGGTCGGACGCCGGCATCTGAGGTTCGGTAGCGTCGAACCGGCACGTAGCGCGCGGCGTCGATTCCGGTCGCTGCATCGCGTTCTTCGCCTCTTGCAGAGTCGACCCGATATCGCACCGACGGCGACAAACCGGCTGCCTAGCCGGATCGCACGCGCGACCATGACAGCGGGGATCCAATGGTCACGACCGGCATTCATTCATCAATTAGGAGTGCATAGCTCAATGAACCGGATGTCGCGACCACCCGATTCGCCCGCTACCCATCGTCACGATGGGCGATGACAGGCGCGATCGAATCGATAGACCCAATGATGACCACGGAAAAGATCGTTCATATTGCCGAAGCGTTTGGCGGCGGCGTGCTTTCGATGCTGACCCCGCTCGCCAACCACGCTGCGGCAACCGGCGTCGACGTGACGGTCCTGCACTCGATCCGGCCGGAAACCCCGACCGGTTTTTCGACGCTGTTCCGGCCCGACGTGAAACTCGTCTACGTCGACATGGTTCGCGAGGTCAGCGTCAAACAGGACTTTCGGAGCCTGCTCGCGCTGGTCAGGCACCTGCGCGACTGCGCACCGACCGCGATTCACCTGCATTCGTCGAAGGCGGGTGTACTGGGACGGATCGCCGCGCGGATCGCCGCCCCGAACGCAACCGTTCTCTACTCGCCGCACGGGTTGTCGTTCCTCCGCTGCGACGTATCGCGCATGAAGCAGTTCGCCTACCTGATCTTCGAGCGAATCGCGGCGCGCATCGGAGGAACCATCGTAGCGTGCTCGCGCAGCGAACTCGGCGAGATCAACGGCAAGGTCCGGGCGAGATCGGCGGTACTGGTGGAAAACGGCGTTCATGTGGCCGAGATCCCGCCCCGTCGAACGCGTGACGATCGCAAGGTCGTGATCGGGATGAGCGCCCGGGCGTCGTTCCAGAAGAACCATGAAGCGTTCGTGCGGCTGGCCGACAAGCTCCATGGCGCCGACATCGAATTCGTGTGGATCGGCGGCAACCCCGCCGAGATCCTCGATCCCCGCCAGCGTCAGGCCATCGTCTGCAGCGGCTGGGTGACACGCGCACGTGCGCTGACGCTCACGTCGGAACTGGACATCTACGTCCAGACCTCTCGCTGGGAAGGCATGCCGGTCGCGCTGATCGAAGCGCAGGTTGCCGGCATACCCGCCGTGGTGACGGATGTCGTCGGCAACCGCGACGTAGTGATTCACGGCGTGACCGGATACGTCGCGTCGAGTGCCGACGAGATGGCCGGCTACCTGACCCTGCTGCGCGACGATCGGCCGCTTCGGGAGCAAATGGGCGCGGCGGCCCGGCAACTGGCCCTTCAGCGGTTCTCGATGAACGCGATCTTCCGGCAATGGCACGCCCTTTACGGCCTGGATACCGACGATCCGCGCGCCGACGCGCTCGACTTCGAGCCCGCAACCGCGGATCACGTCAAGGCCTGATTCCGACACCCCGATACTCGATCATTGACATGCCAGTGTTCAAAAAGCCGAAAAAACTCGTATACAACGGCCGGTTCACCACCCAGAAAACGACCGGCGTGCAACGCGTCGCGCGCGAGCTGATCGCCGCGCTGATCAAGTGCCGGCCTCACGATCCGGTGACCGTCCTCGTGCCGCCGCAGCCCGGCGTTGCGGTGAGCGGCGCGACGACGGTCAAGGTCGGTTTCTACAAGGGCGTGATCTGGGAGCAGCTGGTGCTCCCGCTGTTCGCCCGGCGCGGCCGCATCGTCAACCTCAGCAATACCGCGTCCATTTTCATCGGCAGCCAGATCGTCTACATGCACGACGCGGCCGTGTTCGATACGCCCGCCCACTTCTCCCGGCCGTTTCGGGTCTGGTATCGGATCATGTTCTGGATCCTGGCACGAACCTCCGTTTGCGTGCTGACCAATTCCTGCTTCTCGCGGGATCGCCTCGCGCACCACTGCGGCGTGTCCCGGGAAAAAATCAGCGTCGTGCCGCTCGGTGCGGATCATCTCGACGCGCTGGAACCGGACGCGAGCGTGCTCGACGAACATGCGCTGACGCCGGATCGATTCGTGCTCGCCGTCAGCAGCATGAACCCGACCAAGAACTTCGGACGACTGATCGCCGCGTTTCGGCAGATCGACGATCCGTCGGTCGACCTCGTCATCGTCGGGATGCGGAACACCACCGTGTTCGGCAAGCAGGCCCCCATGTCGGCAGCGGAACCGAACGTCAAGTACGTCGGCTATATCAGCGACGAGCAATTGAAGGCGCTGTACCAGAACGCCGCGTGCTTCCTTTACCCGTCGATCTACGAAGGCTTCGGCATCCCGCCGCTCGAGGCGATGCGATATGGCTGCCCGACGGTGGTCGGGAAGTCCGCGGCACTGCCGGAAGTCTGTGCCGATGCCGCGCTGTACTGCGATCCGTATTCGCAGGACGACATCGCGCAGAAATTGCGGACCATGCTGGACTCGGCCGAGCTCAGGGCCGAGCTCAAACGCAAGGGAAGCGTGCACGCGGAGAAGTTTCGCTGGAGCAGAAGCGCGCAACTGATGACGGAAATATTCGACGCGCTGTAGCGCATCGCGTCGCGCGGTCCGGCGGCCAACTGTCCCCCACCGCACTGTCTTGCGCGTCGGCCCTCCATAGAGTGGAACGACTGTCCCTATCTCGGCGGTGCGGCTCCTGACGGGCCCGCCGCCCCTTCGTCATGACTGCACGCGAAACCAGCCTCGATGTCGCCCGCGGCGCGGGAATCATTCTTGTCGTCTACGGGCATGTGCTGCGCGGAGTCGTTTCTGCCGACCTCGTGCCGGCAGGCGCGGCCGATACCGCGCTCGCGTGGAGCGACTACGTGATCTATACGTTCCACATGCCGTTGTTCTTCTTTCTGTCCGGCCTGCACGTCTGCAGTTCGCTGCGGCGCGCGCCACACGGGTACTTGTGGTCGAAGGTGCGGACGATCGTGTATCCGTACCTGCTGTGGTCGATCGTGCAGGGCGCCGTGCAGATCGCGATGGCGTCTCACGGCACCAATCATCCGTTTACGCTGAACGACTTGCTGGCAATCGGCTGGCGGCCGTTCGCGCAGTTCTGGTTCCTCTATGCACTGATGCTCTGCATGCTCGGCATCCGCGCATTCGCGACGGCCATGCCTGACGCGACGCATGTGCCGATGCCGGCGCGCGCGCGCGCCTGGCTCGCCGGAGGCGCGGCGCTCGGCCTGGTGCTCGGTTCGGTGACACAGTTTGGCATCCTGTCG encodes:
- a CDS encoding drug:proton antiporter; the protein is MLKASHEDRIMEWHCCEFAHLSAVDLYAILRARNAVLVVEDAHTHLDIDGKDAHALHVYARLLTGDTAEVVAYARVLPGDDVDPDIVIDKVLTSEACRDDRTLEQLIERALTAAQAAWPDTSVRTHVPAQRQAFYKRFGFRKAYGPYLEQGAPFIGLVRPTDRAAGALRQLLSRAVSTPRSRNDDVRADGRMHTRLPADTGANR
- a CDS encoding right-handed parallel beta-helix repeat-containing protein, with protein sequence MRRSQRPFRACAVIAGMCMAGVLSWQAFAVAASGTPAPGALHANVPDAYVRPAPDAADQADALQRTLDALQPGQRLVFAPGRYVVGRSLIVRQPHVVLSGYGATLIATVPDDQTIEMRGDGTTIVGFRLTGTGTARLTTPGSTKVEVTGRGVQVLDNVIDGGAGAGIFVFGGADVAIVGNDVLATLADGIHMTHGAHNVLVQGNVVRGTGDDMIAVVSYRSERVLTRNVLITGNSLEGNPWGRGITVVGGADVTIANNIVRNVQVSSGILVAQEDSNGTSGASDIRIEHNVIAEIQTATGRTDVRPVTQQAAIEVSTWSGAVTRVTVTGNRVSNARFDGIRLWGNVSGVRLADNRLSGIGGMPVRVGPRQDCTSGRPSRPSAAQLKGASCTAARQSLSTEPDAVGADTSLLPRVRETVRQARWSQRGID
- a CDS encoding glycosyltransferase translates to MTTEKIVHIAEAFGGGVLSMLTPLANHAAATGVDVTVLHSIRPETPTGFSTLFRPDVKLVYVDMVREVSVKQDFRSLLALVRHLRDCAPTAIHLHSSKAGVLGRIAARIAAPNATVLYSPHGLSFLRCDVSRMKQFAYLIFERIAARIGGTIVACSRSELGEINGKVRARSAVLVENGVHVAEIPPRRTRDDRKVVIGMSARASFQKNHEAFVRLADKLHGADIEFVWIGGNPAEILDPRQRQAIVCSGWVTRARALTLTSELDIYVQTSRWEGMPVALIEAQVAGIPAVVTDVVGNRDVVIHGVTGYVASSADEMAGYLTLLRDDRPLREQMGAAARQLALQRFSMNAIFRQWHALYGLDTDDPRADALDFEPATADHVKA
- a CDS encoding acyltransferase family protein, producing MTARETSLDVARGAGIILVVYGHVLRGVVSADLVPAGAADTALAWSDYVIYTFHMPLFFFLSGLHVCSSLRRAPHGYLWSKVRTIVYPYLLWSIVQGAVQIAMASHGTNHPFTLNDLLAIGWRPFAQFWFLYALMLCMLGIRAFATAMPDATHVPMPARARAWLAGGAALGLVLGSVTQFGILSITLMNGPFFVAGVIASQPLPAWLARNSGPTALATTATAFVAAVVFAHGFGSATSVWALPAAFAGIALALQLAHRYASQPARAAWLAAIGCASMPIYLTHIFAMAAVRIVLTRVGITSLAAHLVLGTLAGVAIPMVVYRVTLRSGLARMAGFPSWPGRATAVRTRTA
- a CDS encoding glycosyltransferase family 4 protein; translation: MPVFKKPKKLVYNGRFTTQKTTGVQRVARELIAALIKCRPHDPVTVLVPPQPGVAVSGATTVKVGFYKGVIWEQLVLPLFARRGRIVNLSNTASIFIGSQIVYMHDAAVFDTPAHFSRPFRVWYRIMFWILARTSVCVLTNSCFSRDRLAHHCGVSREKISVVPLGADHLDALEPDASVLDEHALTPDRFVLAVSSMNPTKNFGRLIAAFRQIDDPSVDLVIVGMRNTTVFGKQAPMSAAEPNVKYVGYISDEQLKALYQNAACFLYPSIYEGFGIPPLEAMRYGCPTVVGKSAALPEVCADAALYCDPYSQDDIAQKLRTMLDSAELRAELKRKGSVHAEKFRWSRSAQLMTEIFDAL
- a CDS encoding glycosyltransferase family 2 protein — protein: MTDLTIAICNYNHGEYLRDAIESALAQRANGVRVLIVDDGSTDDSRDIIRSYGERVTAVFQENRGQVAAYNRALEHVATRYVILLDADDLLYADAAARVLAAFASGDFVKVHFRLDVIARDGALTGASVPQSAVDTDCGWLLRAGWLYPSPPASGNAYRVDALKRIFPVPVTPDNLHGADFYAIYGIALLGAVHMIDATLGGYRVHQQLDAKEADDSAGNAPALALTNSEDAATGALKAERRWSILRMLAGTRLHEALPIAPLDFAIEKARFASTLYHAPLARRWRWFLYESGRYWHTVLRNPFWRPAKKVAVAALSLACLLPSSTLSNHAIRYLSNPLARMRKSAAQRAGAR
- a CDS encoding mannose-1-phosphate guanylyltransferase/mannose-6-phosphate isomerase, which gives rise to MTATLRPVPEPDLPRILPVILAGGSGTRLWPLSREQYPKQLIELTSNESPLSATARRLNGIANASLGDTLLLVCGEQHRIMSAAQVVGRAAPARILLEPAARNTAPALTLAALDASALTDDPVLAVMPADHVIGDIAAFQEAIGRAARYAQEGAIVTLGVLPRRAETGYGYIQVGEPRAGRLGGQGGYTIGRFVEKPNAALAERYLHSGDYWWNSGIFVTRASIWLKAIRALAPDIHAACDTAWRAGIAEDPFFRVDATAFDACPSDSIDYAVMERLAQHSELGIEGIVVPLSAGWSDVGTWDAIWEIMPKDDQGNVARGPIVFEDTQDSLVRSEGRLIACVGMKDVVVIETPDAVLVANKHDVQRVKNIVARLKTDRRPQASEHRKVQRPWGHYDSIDLGERFQVKRIVVEPGKQLSLQMHYHRAEHWIVVRGTAKVTRGHETFLLSENESTYIAVGEVHRLENPGRIPLEIIEVQSGDYLGEDDIVRFDDQYGRPVVETAQARPRPSGAPLAPREPGEPQQEAAQRDVVR